The nucleotide sequence catatattttttcttctatatatttttattgtttggaGAAAATTTGATCGATTTCAATACATCACGGATGGATGAAAAAGAACGTTTGTTATTAATTGATATAGTTCACATGTAGTTAACTTGTTTTACTAATTAATATGTACTTACGCACACATCACGTCTCCGTCTATTTGAATGTGTTGTTCTTGAAGTAAGCAAATGCATTTTCTTTATTTCAGGCTGGTATAAAAAATGATAAGCTTGCCATATCCTTGGAACCGGAAGATGCCTCTATCTTCTGCCAGTGTTTATCCATGGCGAGTCAACAAGGTTTTAAAGAAGTATTTTCTAAGATTCAGAAGGGAACAAAATATATGGTAGTTGATTTAGGAGGCAAGTGATTCCCTTAAGCCATTACATATTTTTATCTAGTACTTCTTTGGCTTGTTAAACAGCAGAAgtaacattctgtatgtgcctgttccaaatcAGAAGCTTAAAGTTCAATGGTTgacgttggttcatgtctgtcaaagGAGTAGTCCCGGTAAgggccaattttggcctcaaatttcaggttcgtCTGAAGAAAGATCttgtacactttttaaacacttaagtgtctacttcagtcgattcaattagtttgtgtgaaatatttgaactgatttagtcatttcaGACCCTCATATTTAagcttaattataaaaaaatctatcaattatgccataatatgtcacttttcagatagtttttgtcaaaaaatgaaagtggtctcatccgtgttcatcctcaacctttatatatgctatgtattatcatcaaatacaacttacatttaaatattaagaattaaCACAAATGCGGCCTATTCCATTTAAGACGAAACCCGtcttaaatttaattcaaatgcTAAAagtgtgaagatttcagtaatttagcatgactcaatgatgctagtacccgatatatgtgcttATATTGTCAAAAgcagcacatatttatgtagcagaaatATTCTACTTTCTAATAAATAGCTGAAAGTTTACattataacaattttgtaaaactgatgtattttggggcccaaaaggggtcttactgaaccttctCCGTTTTTCTTACATGGTTTGTGTGTTAGTTTTTCTTATCTGAATTGCTATATATTTATCATAACGGTAGCCTTTATAGCcgactacaaatgtatatacggTATTGaattttctaattgttgaaagcCTTATAgttacctacatgtataattGCTTACAGTCACGTCATTTAAtctttggtggatatttgtctcattgacaatcatacaacatctccttttttatacagTATATATTTCATTAGGTTTATCGTGAAATCGTATAACCTAAACACCACATCTCATTTAAGTTTTACACTTCAGTATTGCAGGGTACATGTTTCAAGAATTCTAATAGCCTGAATTCTTAAAATGAGATATGCATGTTTTGTTACCTTTAATAACTGTTTacgccactgctggtggacgtttcgccCTCGAGGCTATCACCAACCcggtagtcagtacttcggtgttgacatgaatatcaattatatggtcgtttttataaattttctgtttacaaaactttaattttttcgaaaactaaggatttacttatcccaggaatagatgaccttagccgtatttggcaacaCCTTTTTGGAAtgttaggtcctcaatgctcttcaactttgtccttgtctggctttataactattttgatctgagcgtcactgatgagtcttatgaagacgaaacgcgggtctggcgtattgaattataatcctggtacctttggtaacttttttttgtgtttggcatttttgtcgagccttcgaatttagtcgaaaaagcgagacataggtatcctacattccgtcgtcatCGGCGGTGGCGTCCACATttatttactctgtggttaaagtttttaaaattttaataactttctaaaactatccgggatttgtaccaaactttgacagaaacTTGTCTAAGCTACTAAGCTGGCTATACAATCGGGATTGAAACGCCCTTCACCGGTGACATCAACACAATGAATGTAAAAACTCATAAAATTTACTATATTAAAATCTGTAATTACTTTGAACCGTACGGTGACTAAGGGTATGCAATACCGACTAAGTGAGATATGAGATTTACGAATAAAACCAAGCTTTTTGTTTACGTTGTTTTAAAACTTCCTACGTTTAGTTGTAACATTGTCTTGAGAGGGGACTAGCAGTTATGAATGTTGCATATAAAAATCACTCTGAACACCCGGAGATATCTACCTATCAAAAAGATAGAAACTAAATAAAACTTCGTCGTAATGTTATAAGCATGCATGATCTTTCCTGGTTCATTTTGGTCACCAAtgatatgtacaatgtatgtgtaCTAGCTTACCAAATTCTTTAGCACACGTGGGCGTATTAAGTTTGACAAGATTTGGCCATCGAATGACTTTGATATTTTGCAAAGGGGAGATATTTTAATGACTATTATCAAGATAGTGAGCATTGCAAATACCAATCATAAGTGGGTACGACTTCATTCCCTTTTCAATTTTGTATGCTTAGTCGTTACCCAGATAGAATTTTGATTAAGTAGATTATGTGTGTTTGGTAGGGGGAAGAGGGGTGATAAAATATTATAGGCATCGCTTTTCAAAATCTTAAGTATTTTAATTGCCGAATTGACTGTTCCTCTTGTATCTATCGTCCCTCCTCAATATACCACAACTTAGAGAATGGATAATGTTTTTCAGAAATCTAACACAAACTTTCTTATCTGTCCTCccatataaatgaataaaagaatTTAAGTTAATATGTTCTTTAACATGTACCAACTTATCACTTACATTTTAAGGCGGGACTGTGGATATTACTGCTCATGAGAAGTTAGATGAACACACGATGGTGGAGTTATGTAAAGCTACAGGAGACGACTGCGGTGGTTCATCCGTAGATAAAGAATTCTTGCAAATATTCGATGATATCGTTGGAAAAGATGTGATGAAAAGCTTGGCATGTGAAGAGGTAGATTCGTATCTTGATCTCTGTAGATCATTTGAAACAACGAAACGTAAACTTGAAGCTAGTAGTATAAGGCCAAAAGTCACAATTACTTTTCCCTTTTTTGCTATCGACAAACTTTGTAAACGGAAACGTGATAAAGAATTCGAAACATTGCTTTCAGAGTCAAAATACTCACAAAAGATCACATTGAAGAATGATAAACTGATAATTGATTTAGAATTTATGAAATCTTTATTCAGAAAGGTAATCGACAGAACTATCAAATTGATTAGAAATACATTCTCTAATGGTAAGGCACGCGACATTACTACATTACTTCTTGTTGGCGGATTTTCCGAATGTCATTTAGTTCAAGAGGAAATTCGAAAGGCTTTCAGTGACAAAACGGTTATTTCTCCGGATGACCCAGGACTGGCGGTGCTTAAAGGTGCCGTTTTGTTTGGACACATGCCAAATCTAATCCAATCAAGATTTACTCGAAGGACATATGGACGTCGTATCAAACCTTTATTCAACAGTAATTTGCATGATCGATCAAGACTTGTGGTTGAAGACGGCGAAGAAAGATGCGAAGGCGTTTTCGAGGCTTTTATGACTGCCAATGAATCCATCCAAGTTGGTACTAAGGTAAAAGTCAGCTACCATACCATACGAAGAAGACAAGACAAAATTAATGTTGCAATTTACGTCACGGAAGAAGAAACTATCCCAAAGTACGTTGATGAAAAGGGGTGTAGAAAAATAGGCGAGTTTGTAATTGATATTCCGAATCCAACCGACGAAAGGCGCCATGGCGTTGTCCAGTTTACATTCGGAGATACGGAAATAAAGGCAAAAGCCATGGAAACAGAATCAAAAGCTGTTGTTCGAGCAAAGCTAAATCTTCTTTAAGATGCCTTTAAAGATTAAGCCTCCTTATGTGTAATACTTTAGATAATTTGACTTTTATTTCTTCTATCGGTCATATATAGATGTCATGTTTTGTGTTGTTCAAATATCCTGAGAAATGTGTCTTAATACTAGTATTAGAAAATGAAGATATATGATATAATGGGACAACTATGCATTAGAGACTTTAGTGCAACTAAAGGCCttaaacagtatacaaaacatataCCAAAAACGAAACATATACTGAATACGGAATCTATATTGTATCCGAAACCCATACTAAATACTTAATACGGAACCCATACTAAATACGAAACTTATACTGAATACAAAACCTATACTCAATACGAAACCTATATTGTATACGAAACCCATACTTAATACAAAACCTATGCTGAATACGAAACCCatactaaataataaatataaaaaccatACTGAGTACGAAACATATACTGAATACGAAACATATACTGAATACGAAACCTATATTGAATGCGGAACCCATACTAAATAAAAAACCTATACTAAATACGAAACCTATACTGAATAGAAATCTACTAAAATCTTGCGAATGATAAATAAACACTCAATTTCAAGAAAATAAGTTTGAATTATGCTTACTATACATATCCCAATTCAAAGTTTGCagttaattcatataaaacaagTTTCAATTATACGGTATACGTACATGTGCATGTTTATCTTTAGTACTAAACATGAATGCAATGTGTTGGTACTGAAGTTACGATTCAAaacgggttacaaactgaaactgagcgaaacgcatcaaatataagagaacaacgaaacaacagaaacacaacattaaaatgtaacacacacagaaacgaactttaatataacaatggctatattcctgacttagtacaggacattttaagagaaaaatggtgggttgaatctggtttttttgcatgccaaacctcccgcttttatggcaatgttgaatataacatgaaaatgacaactttacatgacaagactacaatacaagtaaataggagaacatataggacagagaaaaacacgaataatagctaacaaaaggtacccggtttaaaatttaatacgccagtcgtgcttttcgtccacacaagactaaccagtgaggCTCAGATAAAAAATGTTCGAAacccaaaacaagtacaaagttgaagagcactgaggaccaaatgTTCCAAAATAATTACGGCTAGGGTTAtcgcctgggataagaacatcattattatttagaataattcatacgtttgcaaacagttaatcttataaaatgactatatagtagatatacatgataaaaccaaAATGTTGACTAACGACAGAATAAAACCGGatacattaaataaaacaaactaaTCCAGCATATAAAGATACACAACCGAGTTAGCCAAAGCctcaacgcacaaagtgacgtcacatttgaatttctaaaaatacttcccaaaaataagatagaattaggattgatttaagattagatttataatactgatattacatttattagAGACCTACTGCCGGTTTCCAAGTCAATACGTTTTGGTTTTAAAACTTATTCTGATTCGAAATGTATTGAGTCGTATGAAATGGAAGATTTCATATCTAAAGGGGATGAGACATGCATAAGTTACCGATACTGTTGCATGTAGTTCAGTATTGAATGAACTTTAAACTATCGTTATCTTTTTGTCAGGTACTACTGaacaaaataaattcatatcaaGTAAGCAGTTTGATAGTCATGAGTCATGAGgccctcattttttttttatctgtgtacaTATACCTGCATTgcaaaaagtaatatttttatcGAGACAACATGTACAATGCTGTTAAGTTTGCAACTTATGAACCAATCACGTACATGTACATTACTTAAATAATTTACAGAATATTTACACAAAGATTTCACCAGAAGCAGGACTAGTTATAAGTCGATATTACgcaatttttatcattttctttggacaaaagtaaaacaatggTTATTCATATTTGTTACAATTCAAAGGTATACATATGGAAATGTTTAGTTatactttttgtcctttttggttttatcagctcctcaatttttaaatatattttggattCTCAAATGTAGTGGCCTcgagcattactgaagagacatttattttcTGGTATGTCACACGGGtaatgaaaattaaatttgtCGTTTATATGACGAAGGGCTGCATTTATACGGTAACTACTTAAACACAAAGTAATATCCAAATCGTTTGCTAGGGTTGTGGCTTTATACATCCGCTAGTGTAGTTTATTGATTGTTTATGGCCTCGTTTATAATGGATATAACGAAATTGAAAACACAACAGTTATTTACACCATACAAGCCAACAACATCCCGTTTTATAAGTATaataacttacttacttactagtATATCTAATAACCAATATGAATTAAAATTCGGTAATGTTAATGTTATCACTACCACTGTGTTCATACATCTGTCGGAGGACTGCAAGGTTATTCAAATCTGCTGCTACATTGTAAAATActcttaattattttaattaaagaaatatatctcCCCCATACAAATTGCTGATACTATTTCCTTTTTCATTTGGTTTTATTCTCAAATATTGAGTCCATTGATATGCGTATCGGGTGCAGTAAAagtgaaattattattttttttatgataaaaattcaTGGAATTGATCAGAAATGTCCaaagttttttttcacatttgaaacAGAAGGGTTTTCCAGAACCCGTGCTCTTCTTGTGGACATTTTGACAGTCAATTTTAATAAAACACCAATGAGAAACAACGATAGACAACATCCGTGCAAACTTTGTACAAATTCCGGGAACAATATGTTCAGTGATAAATTATAAGATCTTTGAGACATTTCTGGTGCCTGCGTTATTATAGAAGTTACAAGTAGGACATTGATATAACATGGAATACTTTTGACCTACTTTTAAGTGTAAATTTAGGTGTGTGTGCATGTAATAGTTATCCCTCCGAAAGTATAAGAACAAAGATGCAAGTATCATTTAATGCATTCTATATCATGGAAATACAAATATACTCTTATATATActtgtaaatatttgtaaaaaaaaatgtatatgctgTTTTACAAAGTGTTCTAACTTAATTAAACAAACTTGATTTActtgagattaaaaaaaattcataaaacaataTAATGAATACTGAATAAtttaattgtgttttgttttaaatttatgccaaaacaatttaaacgatgtaaatatgttataaaagGATAAAAGAGTtaattaaagttcaattcttcttgaataattgataggtctttccttccattttcttttaattatactgtcataaataaatatatcatatatatatattgattgataaatttattgattagttggttggttggttggtttattaGTTAAATACTTGATACAGggtctcttgaaacaagcgaaaaaaagagaccttggattccgtattaaacacatgaaacggaaacatgtattgaatgattgattgattgattgattgattggttggttggttaaacacgtcggTTAAatatgctggttaaacacgttggttggttaaacacgtttaataggctcaattaaaacaagcaaaaaaaaccaCCTTGGATCCCTTATGAAACACAttaaacggaaacattgattgattgattgattgattgattgattgattgattaattgattgaatgattgattggttggttggttggttggttggtttggattcaaacacacataaaactgtttaaatagtgccaaaaaccacataatttgatgatcttgacctttgaccttgtgaccttcgtcaaggtcattgctccacaaggtcattgcaaaagaccctatgggtcaaggaccttttgtttaagagttttgcctaaaaatggctttttaaaaaccattagtgggagttatgtcccttacatgatggtaaaatcaatatagtcataatgtaaaaaagttgtcccttgaagtaccaatcatttttcactgcttaaattttctgtatcaataaccgttcaatagttatagggaaatgaaaaacttttgaaaatctaaaatatgaccttgacctttgacctatatttttaagttttggtccaatgaactcaaatctgaagacccacAGTCTTTACGACTTACGGTTCATGAGATTTATATGCAtatcgaaaattaaaatattcaaggggaaataactcctataataagtcactggatcgcttcggttaaaattatttgaacttGTATTATTTGGcaaggaacatttaaaaaaaaaccatttgccgCTAAGTCTTATAGTTCATGAGTTATAGCgataacagtgttttttgtaattggggaGATAACACCTATAACGTAAATAGTACACTTCGGTGCCCTTAATACAAGATAGCTTTTATTGACCCGATACTTGGTACCAAAGATTATTTTGATATCTTGCGTACTTTTCTTGGGGATTGACTTTGAAaacggcggaagaaaaagaataataattaaactgtcaattgttcttgaacaattgagaggtctttccttttgtaatgtaaaatacatgttcaaatagacgtagaatgtattgaaaagatttaaaacacactgaaaaacctttaaataaggttaaaaacaccaaattcgctatatgggacatgaccttgacctttgaccttttgacctttgtcaaggtcattagtccccaatgtcatcgccgaagaccccatgggtctaggacctttggttatatagtaaaagatgattttgtctttccagaaacctaaaacaggtgttatgccccttaaaaaaaggtcaaatctcttcggtcaaaatgtaacaaagttgtgccgtaatgactcaaacattttccacta is from Mytilus galloprovincialis chromosome 6, xbMytGall1.hap1.1, whole genome shotgun sequence and encodes:
- the LOC143080372 gene encoding heat shock 70 kDa protein 12A-like isoform X1, producing the protein MACEESDNTLLVAAIDFGTTYSGYAFSTRISFKKDKLDIKANQVWNAGSKQLLSLKTPTCILLRKNLEIVSFGYQAENDYAAVVTDETEDDYYFFQQFKMKLYRCENLTLDTPLLDVRRQSLPAVVVFSSCIKALCDHLHQTLSDKGVSVNPDEIKWVLTVPAIWSDGAKQFMRESAKKAGIKNDKLAISLEPEDASIFCQCLSMASQQGFKEVFSKIQKGTKYMVVDLGGGTVDITAHEKLDEHTMVELCKATGDDCGGSSVDKEFLQIFDDIVGKDVMKSLACEEVDSYLDLCRSFETTKRKLEASSIRPKVTITFPFFAIDKLCKRKRDKEFETLLSESKYSQKITLKNDKLIIDLEFMKSLFRKVIDRTIKLIRNTFSNGKARDITTLLLVGGFSECHLVQEEIRKAFSDKTVISPDDPGLAVLKGAVLFGHMPNLIQSRFTRRTYGRRIKPLFNSNLHDRSRLVVEDGEERCEGVFEAFMTANESIQVGTKVKVSYHTIRRRQDKINVAIYVTEEETIPKYVDEKGCRKIGEFVIDIPNPTDERRHGVVQFTFGDTEIKAKAMETESKAVVRAKLNLL